The Caldisericaceae bacterium genomic interval GGAACTGATCCATACCTTCTTAAGTCAAGATACCACTGGTAATTTTCAATTGGAAGGTTATTTTCATTCATTCGCTGTAAAAGTAAATCATAATCATGTATCCTTTGACTTCCCCCGATAATTTCGCCATAACCTTCTGGTGCAAGTAAATCTGCTGCAAGCACTGTGCCTGGATCTTCCGGATCAGGTTGCATGTAAAATGCTTTTATTTCCTTTGGAAAATGGTGCACAAAAACTGGTTTTTCAAATTCATTTGCAAGTGCAGTCTCTTCATCTCCTCCAAAATCATCACCGTATTTTATATTGAAGCCTTTTTTATTTAAAAGTTCAATTGCATCACGGTAGTTGATTCTCGGGAAAGGTGGCACTACTTTTTCAAGCATTTTTGTGTCTCTTTCAATTATATCTAATTCAATTTTACAGTTATTAAGAACTTCTTGCACTACATAGTAAATCATTTCTTCTTGGAGTTTTAAGTTCTCTTCAAACGTAAGAAAAGCAACTTCGGGCTCAAGCATCCAAAATTCCATAAGGTGTCTTCTTGTTTTAGACTTTTCGGCTCTAAAGGTTGGGCCAAAACAATATACTTTTCCAAATGCCATTGCTGCTGCTTCCATGTATAGTTGGCCACTTTGTGAAAGATACGCTTTTTCATTAAAATAATTCGTCTCAAAAAGTGTTGTTGTTCCTTCACATGCAGCGGGTGTTAGAATAGGTGCATCTATGAGTGTAAAGCCTCTTGAGTCAAAAAAATCTCTTAATGATTTTTCAATTCTGTGTCTAATTCTTAAAATTGCCCACTGTCTTTTTGAACGTAACCAAAGGTGTCTATGTTCCATCAAGAAACCTACTCCGTGCTCTTTAGGAGTAATTGGGTAGTTTTCAGTTAGTCGTAGTATTTCAAGCTCTTTAACTAATAACTCGTAGCCAAATGGAGCTCTTTTATCTTCACGCACAATTCCCCTTACAATAATTGAAGACTCTTGAGTTAATTTTTTTGCATCTTCAAAGACTTTTTCATCTACATCGTTTTTAGATATTACACTTTGCATTATTCCACTGCCATCCCTTACCAAAACAAAAATTACTTTTCCACTTTCTCGCATATTGTAAACCCAACCTTTTACCTCA includes:
- the asnS gene encoding asparagine--tRNA ligase, yielding MYINEAKDNVNKFVEVKGWVYNMRESGKVIFVLVRDGSGIMQSVISKNDVDEKVFEDAKKLTQESSIIVRGIVREDKRAPFGYELLVKELEILRLTENYPITPKEHGVGFLMEHRHLWLRSKRQWAILRIRHRIEKSLRDFFDSRGFTLIDAPILTPAACEGTTTLFETNYFNEKAYLSQSGQLYMEAAAMAFGKVYCFGPTFRAEKSKTRRHLMEFWMLEPEVAFLTFEENLKLQEEMIYYVVQEVLNNCKIELDIIERDTKMLEKVVPPFPRINYRDAIELLNKKGFNIKYGDDFGGDEETALANEFEKPVFVHHFPKEIKAFYMQPDPEDPGTVLAADLLAPEGYGEIIGGSQRIHDYDLLLQRMNENNLPIENYQWYLDLRRYGSVP